In Clostridium swellfunianum, a genomic segment contains:
- a CDS encoding YgeY family selenium metabolism-linked hydrolase produces the protein MDIKARIAELSETYGEDMTNFLRDMIRIPSTSCNEEKVIQRIKEEMEKVGFDEVIIDKMGNILGRIGSGKTVIAMDAHIDTVDVGDPSLWQVDPFEGDLKDGVIYGRGASDQEGGMASMVYAGKIIKDLGLTEDYTLYVTGTVMEEDCDGLCWQYIIEQDGIKPDFVVITEPTNLNIYRGHRGRMEMIVTVKGLSCHGSAPERGINAIYKMVPIIEGIEKLNENLKDDPFLGKGTVTVTQVFFKSPSQCAVPDECTIQLDRRLTFGETMESAVAEIKALPGAEEAIVEVLTYAQPSYTGLVYPTEKYYPTWVVGEDHVLVESAVETYKNMFDKEPKVDKWTFSTNGVATMGRFGIPTIGFGPANEIHAHSPKDQIAVQHLVEACKFYTAFPVTLIKNLK, from the coding sequence ATGGATATAAAAGCTAGAATAGCTGAGCTGAGTGAAACATATGGTGAAGATATGACTAATTTTTTAAGAGATATGATTAGAATACCAAGTACGAGCTGCAATGAGGAAAAGGTTATACAAAGGATAAAGGAAGAAATGGAGAAGGTTGGTTTTGATGAGGTAATTATAGATAAGATGGGCAACATCCTTGGAAGAATAGGCAGTGGAAAAACTGTTATTGCTATGGATGCTCATATTGATACTGTAGATGTTGGCGATCCTTCTCTTTGGCAGGTAGATCCTTTTGAAGGAGATTTAAAAGATGGTGTTATATACGGCAGAGGAGCTTCAGACCAAGAGGGCGGAATGGCATCCATGGTTTATGCAGGCAAGATAATAAAGGATTTAGGTTTAACTGAGGATTATACCTTGTATGTTACTGGCACAGTAATGGAGGAAGATTGCGATGGCCTTTGCTGGCAGTATATTATTGAGCAGGATGGCATAAAGCCTGACTTTGTTGTTATAACAGAGCCTACAAACCTTAACATATATAGAGGGCACAGAGGAAGAATGGAAATGATAGTTACAGTAAAGGGTTTGTCCTGCCACGGCAGTGCACCTGAAAGAGGCATAAATGCCATTTATAAAATGGTACCTATTATTGAAGGTATCGAAAAGCTAAATGAAAATTTAAAGGATGACCCATTCCTTGGCAAAGGTACAGTCACAGTAACTCAGGTATTCTTTAAATCACCTTCACAGTGCGCAGTTCCAGATGAATGTACAATTCAGTTAGACAGAAGACTTACCTTTGGCGAAACTATGGAATCGGCAGTTGCTGAAATTAAAGCATTGCCTGGTGCTGAAGAGGCTATAGTTGAAGTATTAACTTATGCTCAGCCAAGCTATACGGGCTTAGTTTATCCAACAGAAAAATATTATCCAACCTGGGTAGTAGGAGAGGATCATGTACTTGTGGAATCAGCAGTAGAAACCTATAAGAATATGTTTGATAAGGAACCAAAGGTAGATAAATGGACCTTTAGTACAAATGGAGTTGCTACAATGGGAAGGTTTGGAATACCAACTATAGGCTTTGGACCTGCAAATGAAATACATGCTCATAGTCCAAAGGATCAGATAGCAGTACAACACCTGGTTGAGGCTTGTAAGTTCTATACTGCTTTTCCTGTAACGTTAATTAAAAATCTAAAATAG
- a CDS encoding sigma-54 interaction domain-containing protein — protein MNRYSLIDIKDYVLKLGELIAEVLKVDVEILDKLLNRVAGTGKHDNLTGKGLDGECLIYKRVIDTGKKLVLENPGFHKFCTDCRRRHYCPEKFQCCTPVVVDKEVIGVIALISYTDEQKKIILAKLKEYTDFLDRMSELIASKAKENYDELHKERLIKNAAYDNSVVKLDSIIGRSSEIIELKQKVKNIADGYANVLLTGESGTGKELFARAIHFESKRSHMPFIAVNCGAIPETLLESELFGYANGAFTGASKGGKIGKFELASGGTIFLDEIGDMPLMLQVKLLRVLQDRVVIPVGSNKAVRVEVRVVTATNKRLEELVGEGRFREDLFYRINVIPIRIPPLRERKEDIELLMEVLLKKYCIIYEIPVPKVSAEIIQLFKTYQWNGNVRELENTVEYIVNMLGSDTEVSRKNLPPKLVEEHKSLAEEEELKLESIEKKTIIKALKRYGLNTEDKRKAAEALGISLASLYRKINSYGIDSYNL, from the coding sequence ATGAATAGATACAGCCTGATAGATATTAAGGACTATGTACTGAAGCTGGGTGAGCTTATAGCTGAGGTCCTTAAGGTAGATGTGGAAATTTTGGATAAGCTTTTAAATAGGGTAGCTGGCACAGGAAAACATGATAATTTAACAGGAAAGGGCTTAGATGGGGAATGTTTAATATACAAAAGGGTAATTGACACAGGGAAAAAGCTGGTGCTGGAAAACCCCGGATTTCATAAATTTTGTACTGATTGCAGAAGAAGGCATTACTGTCCTGAGAAATTTCAATGCTGTACTCCTGTTGTAGTTGACAAAGAAGTAATTGGGGTTATTGCTCTAATTAGTTATACAGATGAGCAGAAGAAAATTATATTGGCAAAGCTTAAGGAATACACTGATTTCCTGGATAGAATGTCTGAGCTTATAGCTTCAAAAGCAAAGGAAAACTATGATGAGCTTCACAAGGAAAGGCTAATAAAAAATGCTGCCTATGATAACAGTGTTGTAAAGCTGGATTCTATTATAGGGAGAAGCAGTGAAATAATAGAGCTTAAGCAGAAGGTTAAAAACATTGCAGACGGCTATGCTAATGTGCTTCTAACAGGTGAGAGCGGTACAGGAAAAGAGCTTTTTGCCAGAGCTATACATTTTGAAAGCAAAAGAAGCCATATGCCCTTTATTGCTGTTAACTGCGGAGCCATTCCAGAAACCTTGCTGGAAAGTGAACTTTTCGGCTATGCAAATGGCGCTTTTACCGGTGCCAGCAAGGGTGGGAAAATTGGGAAATTTGAACTTGCAAGTGGTGGAACAATTTTTTTGGATGAGATAGGAGATATGCCTCTTATGCTTCAGGTTAAGCTTTTAAGAGTGCTTCAGGACAGAGTGGTTATACCTGTTGGAAGCAATAAGGCTGTAAGAGTAGAGGTAAGAGTTGTTACCGCTACAAACAAAAGGCTTGAGGAGCTTGTTGGTGAAGGAAGGTTTAGAGAGGATTTATTTTATAGAATAAACGTTATACCTATAAGAATACCGCCTCTTAGGGAGAGGAAGGAAGATATTGAACTTTTGATGGAAGTTTTACTTAAGAAATACTGCATAATTTATGAAATTCCAGTACCTAAAGTTAGTGCTGAGATTATACAGCTTTTTAAAACTTACCAATGGAATGGAAACGTTAGAGAGCTTGAAAATACAGTTGAGTATATAGTGAATATGCTAGGCAGTGATACGGAGGTGTCAAGAAAAAATTTACCGCCTAAACTTGTTGAAGAACATAAGAGCCTTGCTGAAGAAGAGGAATTAAAACTTGAAAGCATAGAAAAGAAGACAATAATTAAAGCTTTAAAACGGTACGGGTTAAATACTGAGGATAAAAGAAAAGCAGCAGAGGCTTTAGGAATAAGTCTGGCAAGCCTATATAGAAAAATTAACTCTTATGGTATAGATTCATATAACCTGTAG
- a CDS encoding PLP-dependent cysteine synthase family protein, with protein sequence MCKIPFGPNYDEMLNPQNINSRVREKAIEALEENEFDSINLFNITWKDENNEVRKIVLPKELTGVDANIVVMLGKGFPSGSHKVGPAYSTLIEGCVDGDIVPGEHTILGPSTGNFGIGVSYICRLMGYEAVVIMPDNMSKERYERIQKYGAKLDLTPGSESDVILTLERTYKLKEDPKNRALAQFELFPNYRFHRHVTGNSAIEAVKGIGNGRIACFTSAPGSAGTIAAGDQIKTVFPECKVAALEPYECSTLANGGRGQHRIEGIGDKMCTLIHNVLTTDFVVLINDEETVQGIKIIHDGTKALVELGIAEETANYMKELFGPSGICNILGAIKMAKYLKLGPDDNVVTIATDGFDRYNSVIENLNSRYLEVEGFVMRRWIKDIFLGQKDDNVFDYRRKDAKERLFAQKENDWLRFGYCKEYLDSMKHMEFWDKEYAKVSYYNDKIKQMR encoded by the coding sequence ATGTGTAAAATTCCATTTGGACCAAACTACGACGAAATGCTGAATCCGCAAAACATCAACTCAAGGGTTAGAGAAAAAGCCATTGAGGCTCTGGAAGAAAATGAATTTGATTCCATTAATCTTTTCAATATAACCTGGAAGGATGAAAACAACGAAGTTAGAAAAATAGTTCTTCCCAAAGAGCTTACTGGCGTAGATGCAAATATAGTGGTAATGCTTGGAAAAGGCTTTCCATCAGGCTCTCACAAGGTTGGTCCTGCTTACTCCACTCTTATTGAAGGCTGTGTTGATGGAGATATAGTTCCAGGTGAGCATACAATACTTGGACCTTCAACAGGGAACTTTGGAATAGGCGTTTCATATATTTGCAGGCTTATGGGTTATGAGGCAGTAGTTATTATGCCTGACAACATGAGCAAGGAGAGATATGAAAGAATACAAAAATATGGTGCTAAGCTTGATTTAACACCAGGTTCAGAGTCAGACGTTATCCTAACACTTGAAAGAACCTATAAATTAAAGGAAGATCCTAAGAACAGGGCACTAGCACAGTTTGAGCTGTTCCCAAATTACCGCTTCCACAGACATGTTACAGGAAATTCTGCTATTGAAGCTGTTAAGGGAATTGGAAATGGTAGAATTGCTTGCTTTACCTCTGCTCCAGGTTCAGCTGGAACAATAGCAGCAGGCGATCAGATTAAGACAGTTTTCCCAGAGTGCAAGGTTGCTGCTCTTGAGCCTTATGAATGTTCAACACTTGCTAACGGTGGTAGAGGACAGCATAGAATTGAAGGCATAGGAGATAAGATGTGCACCCTTATCCATAATGTTTTAACTACAGACTTTGTAGTTTTAATAAATGATGAGGAAACCGTTCAAGGCATTAAGATAATTCATGATGGAACTAAGGCATTAGTAGAGCTTGGAATAGCCGAAGAAACTGCAAATTATATGAAGGAGCTCTTTGGGCCATCGGGTATCTGCAATATTCTCGGAGCCATAAAAATGGCTAAGTATTTAAAGCTTGGACCAGATGATAATGTAGTTACAATAGCTACAGATGGATTTGACAGATACAATTCTGTTATTGAGAATTTAAATTCAAGATATCTTGAGGTTGAGGGTTTTGTTATGAGAAGATGGATTAAAGATATATTCCTTGGACAAAAGGATGACAATGTATTTGATTATAGAAGAAAGGACGCCAAAGAAAGATTGTTTGCTCAAAAGGAAAACGACTGGTTAAGATTTGGCTACTGCAAGGAATATCTTGATTCAATGAAGCACATGGAATTCTGGGATAAAGAATATGCAAAGGTTAGCTATTATAATGATAAAATTAAACAGATGAGATAA
- a CDS encoding 2-oxoacid:ferredoxin oxidoreductase subunit beta gives MLDLNIYESHEECAWCPGCGDFGILAALKQALAELKLLPHEVVISSGIGQAAKLPHYINVNGFNGLHGRAVPPAVGIKLVNKDLKVIINSGDGDSYGEGGNHLLHNIRRNIDITHFVHDNQIYGLTKGQGSPTTEKGQKTSMQFDGTNIEAFKPLAFAITAGATFVARSFSGDKEHLVDIMKQAILHKGYSLVDILQPCVTFNHVNTFKWYKENTYKLDEDYNPTDKFEAIKKAMEWENKIPLGVIYKEEKTEYTDEISHLTEGKSLLDRQWKPQDAKRFLEDFR, from the coding sequence ATGTTAGATTTAAATATATATGAGTCTCATGAAGAATGTGCATGGTGCCCCGGTTGTGGAGACTTTGGCATACTTGCAGCTTTAAAACAGGCATTAGCAGAATTGAAGCTTTTACCACATGAAGTGGTTATATCATCAGGTATAGGTCAGGCTGCAAAGCTTCCACACTATATAAATGTAAATGGGTTTAATGGTCTGCATGGTAGAGCTGTGCCGCCAGCAGTAGGAATTAAGCTTGTTAATAAAGACTTAAAGGTTATTATTAATTCAGGGGACGGCGACTCCTATGGAGAAGGTGGAAATCACCTGCTTCATAATATAAGAAGAAATATAGATATAACACATTTTGTTCACGACAATCAAATATACGGACTTACAAAGGGCCAAGGCTCTCCAACTACTGAAAAGGGTCAAAAGACCTCTATGCAGTTTGATGGAACAAATATTGAAGCCTTTAAGCCTTTAGCCTTTGCTATAACAGCAGGCGCAACCTTTGTAGCTAGAAGCTTCTCAGGAGATAAGGAGCACTTAGTAGATATCATGAAGCAGGCTATACTTCATAAGGGCTATTCATTAGTTGACATACTCCAGCCATGTGTTACCTTTAACCATGTAAATACCTTCAAATGGTACAAAGAAAACACCTACAAGCTTGATGAAGACTATAATCCAACTGATAAGTTTGAAGCTATTAAAAAGGCCATGGAGTGGGAAAACAAGATACCACTTGGAGTAATATACAAGGAAGAAAAAACGGAGTATACTGATGAAATCTCACATTTAACAGAAGGCAAATCACTTCTTGATAGGCAGTGGAAGCCTCAGGATGCAAAGAGATTTTTAGAGGATTTTAGATAA
- a CDS encoding threonine synthase, which yields MDKIKHLKCSKCGKTFSEEVMYHCDDCGIEGTLDVIYDFEVVSKKLNREYLKSNERKDLWRYMPILPVESEKGIAPLQVGWTPIYKAERLEKLLNIKNIYVKDDGRNPTASFKDRASAVGVAKAIELDKKVICAASTGNAASSVSGFAACMGIENYIFVPANAPEAKITQLLIYGSHVILVDGDYDTAFDFCLKAVDHFGWYNRSCAINPYLVEGKKTAAFEICEQLNFDVPGKVIMSVGDGCSISSVWKGFKEFYDLGLIHKLPQMVSVQAEGSNPVNRAYRKGLRSFEYETPNTIADSISVGIPRNGYKALNALRESKGIAIDVSDEEILKAMTALARYTGVFGEPAGVTGFAGLQKMVREGLVDKDETVALIVSGSGLKDVKSAMKAVQKPEKVKPDLAELIKYINK from the coding sequence GTGGATAAAATTAAACATTTAAAATGCTCCAAGTGCGGCAAGACTTTCAGCGAAGAGGTTATGTATCACTGCGATGATTGTGGCATTGAGGGCACTCTTGATGTTATTTATGATTTTGAGGTAGTTTCTAAAAAGTTAAACAGAGAATATTTGAAAAGCAATGAAAGAAAAGATCTATGGAGGTATATGCCAATACTTCCGGTGGAAAGTGAAAAAGGAATTGCTCCTCTTCAAGTTGGGTGGACACCTATTTATAAAGCCGAAAGGTTAGAAAAATTATTAAACATAAAAAACATATATGTTAAGGATGATGGAAGAAATCCAACTGCATCCTTTAAGGACAGAGCTTCAGCTGTGGGGGTTGCAAAGGCTATAGAACTTGATAAGAAGGTTATTTGCGCTGCCTCAACAGGCAATGCTGCTTCCTCAGTTTCAGGCTTTGCTGCCTGTATGGGCATAGAAAATTATATATTTGTTCCTGCAAATGCTCCGGAAGCAAAAATTACTCAGCTTCTAATATACGGGAGCCATGTGATTTTAGTAGATGGAGATTATGATACTGCCTTTGATTTTTGTCTTAAGGCTGTAGATCATTTTGGCTGGTACAACAGGAGCTGTGCAATAAATCCATATTTAGTGGAAGGAAAAAAGACAGCTGCCTTTGAGATTTGTGAACAGCTGAATTTTGATGTTCCTGGTAAAGTTATTATGTCTGTTGGGGATGGCTGTTCAATATCGAGTGTATGGAAGGGTTTTAAAGAATTTTATGACTTAGGGCTTATTCATAAGCTGCCTCAGATGGTTTCGGTTCAGGCAGAAGGCTCAAATCCTGTTAACAGAGCTTATAGAAAGGGTTTAAGAAGCTTTGAATATGAAACGCCGAATACAATAGCAGACAGTATATCTGTTGGTATACCAAGAAACGGCTACAAGGCTTTAAATGCTTTACGTGAAAGTAAGGGAATAGCAATAGATGTAAGCGATGAAGAAATACTTAAGGCAATGACTGCTTTGGCAAGATATACAGGAGTATTTGGAGAACCAGCTGGCGTAACAGGCTTTGCAGGGCTTCAAAAGATGGTGAGAGAAGGTCTTGTGGATAAAGATGAAACAGTTGCTTTAATTGTTTCAGGCAGCGGACTTAAGGATGTTAAATCGGCAATGAAGGCAGTTCAAAAACCAGAAAAGGTTAAACCAGATTTGGCTGAGCTTATTAAATATATAAACAAATAA
- the gltX gene encoding glutamate--tRNA ligase, with the protein MGNQKIRTRYAPSPTGYMHVGNLRTALYAYLITKHEGGDFLLRIEDTDQERYVEGAVDVIYNTMKMTGLIHDEGPDIGGPVGPYVQSERKPLYADYAKKLVERGEAYYCFCTKERLESLREAAEDSKAPVKYDKHCLHLSKEEIEANLAAGIPYVIRQNNPTEGTTTFDDVIYGAISVDNSELEDMILLKSDGYPTYNFANVVDDHLMGITHVVRGSEYLSSSPKYNRLYQAFGWDIPVYVHCPPIMKDAQNKLSKRNGDASFEDLIAKGYLKDAIVNFIALLGWSPGTNQELFSLEELIEIFDYKQINKSPAIFDPVKLRWMNGEYIKKLSVEEFHKLAEPYYAKELKHPHMDSFKISKLLQSRVEVLNEIPSFLDFFNELPEYSNELYIHKKMKTTLDNSLVSLEKILPVLEGLEDWTHEGLEKAITATIAEMGIKNGLMLWPIRTALSGKASSPGGAYELADILGKEESLSRIIKGIEQLKNA; encoded by the coding sequence ATGGGTAACCAAAAAATCAGAACACGTTATGCACCAAGTCCAACTGGCTACATGCATGTGGGTAATCTTCGAACAGCATTATATGCTTACTTGATTACAAAGCATGAGGGCGGAGACTTTTTATTAAGAATAGAGGATACTGATCAGGAACGTTATGTTGAAGGTGCTGTTGATGTTATATACAACACAATGAAAATGACAGGCTTAATTCACGACGAAGGTCCAGACATTGGAGGCCCTGTTGGTCCATATGTTCAAAGCGAAAGAAAACCACTTTACGCTGATTATGCCAAGAAGCTTGTAGAAAGAGGAGAAGCCTACTACTGCTTCTGTACAAAGGAAAGACTTGAATCTTTAAGGGAAGCTGCAGAGGATTCAAAAGCACCTGTTAAATACGATAAGCACTGCCTTCACCTAAGCAAGGAAGAAATTGAAGCAAACTTAGCTGCAGGAATACCATATGTTATAAGACAAAATAACCCAACAGAAGGGACAACAACCTTTGATGATGTTATATATGGAGCAATCAGCGTTGACAACTCCGAGCTTGAAGACATGATACTACTTAAGTCCGATGGATATCCAACCTACAATTTTGCAAATGTAGTAGACGATCATCTTATGGGAATAACTCACGTTGTTAGAGGAAGCGAATATTTATCCTCCTCTCCAAAATACAACCGTCTTTATCAAGCCTTTGGCTGGGATATTCCTGTTTATGTTCACTGTCCTCCAATCATGAAGGATGCTCAAAACAAGCTTAGCAAGAGAAACGGCGACGCTTCCTTTGAAGATTTAATAGCGAAAGGCTATCTAAAGGATGCAATTGTTAACTTTATTGCGCTTCTTGGCTGGAGCCCAGGAACAAATCAAGAACTCTTCTCCCTAGAAGAGCTTATAGAAATATTCGACTACAAGCAAATAAACAAATCTCCTGCTATCTTTGACCCTGTTAAGCTAAGATGGATGAATGGAGAATATATAAAGAAGCTTTCTGTAGAAGAGTTTCATAAACTAGCTGAGCCTTATTATGCAAAAGAACTTAAGCATCCACACATGGACAGCTTTAAAATAAGCAAGCTTCTTCAATCAAGAGTTGAAGTTTTAAATGAAATTCCAAGCTTTTTAGATTTCTTCAATGAGCTACCAGAGTACTCAAACGAGCTTTATATTCACAAAAAGATGAAGACTACTCTTGATAACTCACTAGTTAGTCTTGAAAAGATTCTTCCAGTGCTTGAAGGTTTAGAGGATTGGACTCATGAAGGTCTTGAAAAAGCTATAACAGCTACTATTGCAGAAATGGGCATTAAAAACGGCTTAATGCTGTGGCCAATCAGAACTGCTTTATCCGGCAAAGCTTCTTCTCCAGGTGGAGCTTATGAATTAGCTGATATTCTTGGAAAAGAAGAATCCTTAAGTAGAATCATAAAAGGTA
- a CDS encoding 2-oxoacid:acceptor oxidoreductase subunit alpha: MKYNILIGGSAGQGMDTISALFERILKKSGYYVYTTKDYMSRVRGGHNFIQIRFGDEEISSHYSALDVIIALDKTTVDTHLERLQEKGVLICDDSVKSEDNRMLRVSLKKIAVEAGSPKVFGTVAVGALVQLFGIQFENIEKLFSKKWDEKIIQANITAFEKGKEASRKQFELPKGQEDKHILINGNEAIAMGALAGGLDFYSAYPMTPATSIMTYLSKVSSDAGIIVEQVEDEISAINMALGASYAGARAATGSSGGGVSLMVEAIGLSSITETPLLLVDSQRPGPATGLPTRTEQSDLSFLTTASHGEGPRMVLSVRNVKDAFYGTARALNLADKYQIPVILLTDQYLADTMVTVEEFDFDKIKIERYLSQEDALEADGSYKRYKVTESGISPRILPGKFESAVVLIDSDEHTEDSQITESAEVRNAQMEKRMRKLEALKEDLVEPDYFGAQQPEILLLGWGSMYGPLKEAVEMLQKDGVSVGALVFGDLYPLPTKLLEKYTAAAKKVINVEQNFNGQLAKLIRMETGIGMTGSILKYDGRQLSSQEIAEKVKKEA, encoded by the coding sequence TTGAAATACAATATTTTAATAGGTGGTTCTGCTGGGCAAGGTATGGATACTATAAGTGCTTTGTTTGAAAGAATTCTTAAAAAGAGCGGGTATTATGTATATACAACAAAGGATTATATGTCAAGAGTTCGTGGAGGGCATAACTTTATTCAAATTAGATTTGGAGATGAGGAAATAAGCTCACATTATTCTGCTTTAGATGTAATAATTGCATTGGACAAAACTACAGTAGACACTCATTTGGAAAGACTGCAGGAGAAGGGTGTTTTGATATGTGATGATTCTGTAAAGTCTGAGGATAACAGAATGCTAAGAGTTTCGCTTAAGAAAATTGCAGTAGAAGCGGGAAGTCCTAAGGTATTTGGCACAGTTGCAGTTGGAGCTTTAGTTCAGCTGTTTGGAATTCAGTTTGAAAATATCGAAAAGCTGTTTAGCAAGAAGTGGGATGAGAAAATAATTCAAGCTAACATTACAGCCTTTGAAAAAGGAAAAGAAGCTTCTAGAAAACAATTTGAGCTTCCTAAGGGACAGGAAGATAAGCATATTTTGATAAATGGTAATGAAGCAATAGCTATGGGAGCCTTAGCGGGAGGATTAGATTTTTACTCAGCCTACCCTATGACACCTGCTACAAGCATAATGACTTACCTTTCAAAGGTATCCTCAGACGCTGGAATTATAGTAGAGCAGGTTGAAGATGAAATTTCAGCCATAAATATGGCTTTAGGAGCTTCCTATGCAGGAGCAAGAGCAGCTACAGGAAGCTCTGGCGGTGGAGTTTCTCTTATGGTTGAAGCTATAGGGCTTTCAAGCATTACAGAAACACCTCTTTTATTAGTGGACTCACAAAGACCAGGTCCTGCAACAGGACTTCCAACAAGAACAGAACAAAGCGATTTAAGCTTCTTAACTACCGCTTCACATGGTGAAGGTCCAAGAATGGTGCTTTCTGTTAGAAATGTTAAAGATGCTTTTTATGGAACAGCAAGAGCGCTTAACTTAGCAGATAAATATCAGATTCCAGTTATACTTTTAACTGACCAATACTTGGCAGACACTATGGTTACTGTAGAGGAATTTGATTTTGACAAGATAAAAATAGAAAGGTATCTGTCACAGGAGGATGCTTTAGAAGCAGACGGAAGCTATAAGAGATATAAGGTTACTGAAAGCGGAATATCTCCAAGAATACTTCCAGGGAAATTTGAAAGTGCAGTAGTACTAATAGATAGCGATGAGCATACTGAGGATAGTCAAATTACAGAATCTGCTGAGGTTCGTAATGCTCAAATGGAAAAAAGAATGAGAAAGCTTGAAGCTTTAAAGGAAGATTTAGTTGAACCTGACTATTTCGGAGCACAACAGCCGGAAATTCTTTTATTAGGCTGGGGTTCAATGTACGGGCCACTAAAGGAAGCAGTTGAAATGCTTCAAAAGGATGGAGTTTCAGTTGGTGCTTTAGTATTTGGAGATTTATATCCTCTTCCAACAAAGCTTCTTGAAAAGTATACAGCTGCTGCGAAAAAGGTTATAAATGTAGAACAAAACTTTAATGGACAGCTGGCTAAGCTTATAAGAATGGAAACTGGAATCGGTATGACAGGAAGCATTTTGAAATATGACGGCAGACAGTTGAGTTCGCAGGAAATTGCTGAAAAAGTTAAGAAAGAAGCTTAA
- a CDS encoding metallophosphoesterase family protein — MTKRVRFIHTADIHLGSILHVGRIENKSLADIFNNAVYNCFERLCSVAIDEKVDFIVMSGDIYDRESRSVKANSFFINQCKELEQHNIRVYAIGGNHDPIKENSELFTLPENVHVFSTQNPEVIEHTNNKGEVIARIVGQSYRENWKSRKMFKKYAVPKDSTLNIALLHTQLDGSNNYVPCSAEDLKNQENINYWALGHIHKLKIVNREEPAIIFPGIPQGTDFGEEGFGGAVLVEAEDNCIQTIKYIPLSQVVWKKVTVDLDKLEAHEHRNFSDLENILLVKAEEIFNTNEASLQGIQFENCNYEDFFKGYVVRWNIIGRSELYKLINDKDEETSDYLVEALNGRLLNRDRFLFTESVDFNIGRPIEDFEILKAQNTAVKALADFAKEVLEWEDLKQQLVRRLGSLWEVTEDLENINFKKLQLEEEMLASIVRQAEQMIVDSVLQRSEE, encoded by the coding sequence ATGACCAAAAGAGTAAGATTTATACATACTGCAGATATACATTTAGGAAGCATACTTCATGTTGGCAGGATTGAAAACAAAAGCTTGGCAGATATATTTAATAATGCGGTTTACAACTGCTTTGAAAGGCTTTGCAGCGTTGCTATTGATGAAAAGGTGGATTTCATTGTAATGAGCGGTGATATTTACGATAGAGAATCACGTTCTGTAAAGGCTAACAGCTTTTTTATAAATCAATGTAAAGAGTTAGAGCAGCATAATATAAGGGTATATGCTATAGGAGGAAATCATGATCCTATTAAGGAAAATTCAGAGCTATTTACTTTGCCCGAAAATGTTCATGTGTTTAGTACTCAAAATCCAGAGGTGATAGAACACACTAATAATAAAGGAGAGGTTATAGCTAGAATTGTTGGACAATCCTATAGAGAAAATTGGAAAAGCAGAAAGATGTTTAAAAAATATGCTGTACCTAAAGATTCTACTTTAAATATTGCCCTTTTACACACTCAACTGGATGGAAGCAATAACTATGTACCCTGCAGTGCTGAAGATTTAAAAAATCAGGAGAATATAAACTATTGGGCTTTGGGACATATCCACAAGCTTAAAATTGTTAATAGGGAAGAGCCGGCTATAATATTCCCAGGAATACCTCAAGGTACAGACTTTGGTGAAGAAGGCTTTGGAGGTGCTGTGCTTGTTGAGGCAGAAGATAACTGCATACAGACTATAAAATATATACCTTTATCACAAGTTGTGTGGAAGAAGGTAACTGTAGACTTAGACAAGCTTGAAGCTCATGAGCATAGAAATTTTAGTGATTTAGAAAATATACTGCTTGTAAAGGCTGAAGAAATTTTTAATACAAATGAAGCTTCACTTCAAGGAATTCAATTTGAAAACTGTAATTATGAAGATTTTTTTAAAGGCTACGTTGTAAGATGGAATATAATCGGCAGAAGTGAACTTTACAAGCTTATTAATGATAAAGATGAAGAGACGAGCGATTATCTTGTTGAAGCTTTGAATGGAAGGCTTTTAAACAGGGATAGGTTTTTGTTTACTGAGTCTGTAGATTTTAATATTGGGAGACCTATAGAAGATTTTGAAATATTAAAAGCTCAAAACACTGCTGTAAAGGCTTTAGCTGATTTTGCAAAGGAAGTACTTGAGTGGGAAGACCTAAAGCAGCAGCTTGTTAGAAGACTAGGCAGTCTTTGGGAAGTAACAGAAGATCTTGAAAATATTAATTTTAAAAAGCTGCAGTTGGAGGAAGAAATGTTAGCTAGTATTGTTAGACAAGCCGAGCAGATGATTGTTGATTCAGTGCTCCAAAGGAGTGAAGAATAA